One Nematostella vectensis chromosome 10, jaNemVect1.1, whole genome shotgun sequence genomic window carries:
- the LOC116620688 gene encoding contactin-5, with amino-acid sequence MALSRGLVVFVVAVLGLMFCIPGACAKFKFLVKHKGFYSAAFGRNYKIPCGTTDDRADIRLYYKVNPVKRQWTEKSPTPKKLLKAGADYTIVSFSMKDFGLYQCRATNVKGQEIQSREFFLIGYVAAIPDVKIKPRHAVALSIGESTNYTCTSAQNANLKWVRHSVSGIDAEIPSNQITTVNNKKKKSVILMIKNANLSDSGFYKCLLTFNGQNNYKLVSVKVYDSNIPTITASSGHVTARTSSKKKLFCKAQAYPDIQDFKWYKNGIEITIPYCRVSPFIPGKCKSAKYIMSIQKAVVTKSKAQLVIRGVEGADAGEYKCVAINSQGQGSATISLHVKEKRSSKKNDGPKKKRNSKKTGGSAKRSTG; translated from the exons ATGGCATTATCTCGAGGTCTGGTAGTGTTTGTTGTGGCTGTTCTCGGTCTTATGTTTTGTATCCCAG GGGCATGTGCCAAATTCAAGTTTCTTGTGAAACACAAGGGGTTTTACTCGGCAGCCTTTGGAAGAAACTACAAAATACCTTGTGGAACCACTGACGATCGAGCTGACATTAGACTGTATTACAAAGTAAATCCTGTAAAACGGCAGTGGACTGAAAAATCACCTACACCCAAGAAGTTACTAAAGGCTGGGGCTGACTATACAATTGTCTCATTTTCTATGAAGGACTTCGGTCTGTATCAATGTCGAGCAACAAATGTCAAGGGGCAAGAGATTCAAAGTCGCGAATTCTTCCTAATAGGGTATGTTGCAGCCATACCTGATGTTAAAATCAAGCCAAGACATGCCGTTGCATTATCCATCGGAGAGAGTACGAACTACACGTGTACTTCTGCCCAAAACGCAAACCTCAAATGGGTGAGGCACTCTGTTTCTGGCATTGATGCTGAAATACCCTCCAATCAGATTACCACTGTgaacaataaaaagaaaaagagtgTAATTTTGATGATCAAGAATGCCAACCTCAGTGATTCTGGATTTTACAAGTGTTTACTAACGTTTAATGGCCAGAATAACTACAAGCTGGTCTCAGTTAAAGTCTATG ACAGCAATATACCAACAATTACTGCCAGCTCTGGTCATGTGACAGCCCGAACGAGCTCCAAAAAGAAGCTCTTTTGCAAGGCACAGGCCTACCCTGACATCCAGGACTTCAAATGGTACAAGAATGGAATAGAGATTACCATACCTTATTGCCGTGTCAGTCCATTTATCCCAGGGAAGTGCAAGAGCGCCAAGTACATCATGTCCATCCAAAAGGCTGTGGTAACAAAGAGCAAGGCACAGCTGGTAATACGAGGAGTGGAGGGAGCAGATGCTGGGGAATACAAATGCGTCGCTATTAACAGCCAGGGGCAAGGCTCCGCTACCATCAGTCTGCATGTCAAAG agaAGAGAAGTTCCAAGAAAAATGACGGTCCCAAGAAAAAGCGCAATTCCAAGAAAACAGGTGGTTCCGCTAAACGTTCAACTGGCTAA